The Nitrospira sp. genome includes a region encoding these proteins:
- a CDS encoding response regulator transcription factor gives MNQASKPRVLMADDHSIFLAGVRKLIEDQCEVVGTVEDGRALLEAADRLKPDLILLDISMPLLNGLEAARHLKKTLPETKLLFLTMHASPRYATEAFKVGAHGFLLKQSAASELPQAITALMQGKHYLTPSIAKPVIDQALRSEETPTIKGGLDELTARQREILQLIGEGKGTKEIATLLSVSVKTVQFHKTCLMQELNIHTTAELMRYAITQGLAGDQP, from the coding sequence ATGAATCAAGCGAGTAAGCCTCGTGTGTTGATGGCCGACGACCATTCTATCTTCCTGGCCGGGGTGCGCAAGCTGATCGAGGATCAGTGTGAGGTCGTGGGGACCGTGGAGGACGGCCGGGCCTTGCTCGAGGCGGCTGATCGACTTAAACCGGATCTCATCCTTCTCGATATCTCCATGCCGCTCTTGAACGGCTTGGAGGCTGCTCGGCATCTCAAGAAAACGCTGCCCGAGACAAAGCTTCTCTTTCTGACGATGCATGCGAGCCCTCGCTACGCGACGGAAGCGTTTAAGGTCGGCGCACACGGATTTCTGCTGAAACAGTCGGCCGCGTCCGAGTTGCCTCAGGCGATCACCGCGCTGATGCAAGGGAAACATTATCTGACTCCCTCGATCGCCAAGCCAGTGATCGACCAAGCGCTGAGGTCGGAAGAGACACCGACCATCAAAGGCGGGCTGGACGAATTGACCGCTCGACAGCGTGAAATATTGCAACTCATCGGGGAAGGGAAAGGCACCAAGGAGATTGCTACTCTGTTGAGCGTATCCGTGAAGACCGTCCAATTCCATAAGACCTGTCTGATGCAGGAACTGAACATCCATACCACGGCAGAGTTGATGCGGTATGCCATCACGCAGGGCCTCGCCGGCGACCAACCGTAA
- a CDS encoding glycosyltransferase, producing MSEGKSMLPKVGIGRRCGAIQANVNRYRALMNDEVYEELIALGKELAGIKICHLNSTAAGGGVAELLARYVPMLQALGVQADWRLIHGEPEFFAITKAFHNALQGGHYDLRKPEQELYLRVNQRSAKALGNDYDVYIVHDPQPAAIRHFTGPRNAKWIWRCHIDSSTPDKDVSLFLRPYLEEYDAVVFTMADFLLPGLAAKHMAIIAPAIDPLATKNMELPEDLCRRAIADSGVDPTRPLLVQVSRFDPWKDPLGVMRAYRLIKEEVPTVQLVLIGAMAGDDPEGWEILDRVEEQAANDPDLFVFTNLAGVGSMEVNVFQRGADVVIQKSLREGFGLVVSEAFWKEKAVVAGKAGGIPMQFPEAYQKNLVNSVEGCAEQVLDLLKRPGERGAFGRAGREHVRQHFLLPRLVRDELRLIKQVVQTT from the coding sequence ATGTCAGAAGGAAAGTCGATGCTACCAAAAGTAGGAATCGGACGACGTTGCGGCGCGATCCAAGCCAACGTCAATCGTTACCGTGCACTGATGAACGATGAGGTGTATGAAGAACTCATCGCACTTGGAAAAGAGTTGGCAGGGATTAAGATCTGCCACCTGAACTCAACGGCGGCGGGTGGTGGGGTGGCGGAGTTATTAGCCCGGTACGTGCCCATGTTGCAAGCGCTCGGGGTTCAAGCCGACTGGCGGCTCATTCACGGTGAGCCGGAATTCTTTGCCATCACCAAGGCGTTTCACAATGCCTTGCAAGGTGGGCACTACGATCTGCGGAAGCCGGAGCAGGAGCTCTATCTCCGTGTGAACCAGCGCAGCGCCAAGGCGCTGGGGAACGATTATGATGTCTATATCGTACATGACCCACAGCCGGCGGCCATCCGGCACTTCACCGGCCCACGTAATGCGAAGTGGATCTGGCGTTGTCACATCGACAGTTCCACACCGGACAAGGATGTCAGCCTCTTCTTGCGACCGTATCTCGAAGAGTACGATGCGGTCGTCTTTACGATGGCGGACTTTCTCTTGCCCGGTTTGGCGGCCAAGCACATGGCCATCATCGCACCGGCGATCGATCCTCTGGCCACGAAGAATATGGAATTACCGGAAGACTTATGCCGTCGTGCGATCGCGGATTCCGGTGTTGATCCGACGAGGCCGTTGCTGGTGCAAGTGTCTCGATTTGATCCATGGAAGGATCCCTTGGGGGTGATGCGCGCGTACCGTCTGATCAAAGAAGAAGTCCCGACAGTTCAATTGGTGCTGATCGGCGCGATGGCGGGCGATGATCCGGAAGGGTGGGAAATTCTGGATCGTGTGGAGGAGCAAGCCGCAAACGACCCGGATCTCTTTGTCTTCACAAATCTGGCCGGTGTCGGCAGTATGGAGGTCAACGTATTCCAACGCGGAGCCGATGTCGTGATTCAAAAATCACTCCGAGAGGGATTTGGGTTGGTCGTGTCCGAGGCCTTCTGGAAAGAAAAGGCGGTTGTGGCCGGAAAGGCCGGGGGGATTCCCATGCAGTTTCCGGAGGCCTATCAGAAGAACCTTGTGAACAGCGTGGAAGGCTGTGCGGAGCAGGTCCTCGATCTGCTGAAGCGACCGGGCGAACGGGGAGCGTTCGGCCGAGCGGGCCGCGAACATGTGCGCCAACATTTTCTCCTGCCGCGGCTGGTTCGTGACGAACTGCGACTCATCAAACAGGTGGTGCAGACAACATGA
- a CDS encoding PAS domain S-box protein, with amino-acid sequence MTIPSGGWIIAAVVFGIDLLLPMGYAVPMLYVLPILLSGSLPGRHSTILLAGSALLLTWIGAAFSPGELTLEVVTNRAMASVLLLIIGWLLLLQKQSTQQIIASKQERDGSEERLRLAMSADNFGTFDWDIPAQRVIWSPETERIWGLPVGGFEGIYEHWRRLVHPDDVEEAERIARLSLEYPDISYAFDHRIVRPDGTIRWIHAKATTLRDAAGRAIRMVGVNQDITERKQAEETLCQLNKTLEQRVAERTAALNDSEQQLKADLKVMTVLNELGQLSLSEDTKPPVLEQILDAAIVVARSDFGNIQLLDPESGHLKIVAERGFPDWWVKFWNEVPKGQGACGTALQRAQRVIIDDVRQSPIYTDEAARDTLLQVGVCSVVSTPLTDRSGKLIGMFSTHYKTPIQIDKHALARLDLLARQVGDFIERARTQTALRESEERFRKLFEHAAEGIAITDERGNLLQCNAAFCDITGYSAQELVTRQFSSLIHPEDRAQNVELVQQLLERKRGWFRVENRYLTKSGSPVWVQMHVSILFSDRGRPLYFVALVTDITQRKRDERLLQSKEAFTREVLDSLSAHVCVLDRDGVIIRTNQPWKEFAQVNSDTLRTIGAAGDNYLEVCRRAIADGDTRVLPILSGIEAVLAGRQEVFSAEYPCHSPDEKRWFLLRVSPLVESQGVVLSHLDISDRKRVEETLYVKQRELERSQAKLEELTAKLLMAQETERRRLACELHDDITQRVATVAIDLQGIRSVTPGSEASLLAHVHQAGKMAEQITTDLQRLAHQLHPSLLEHVGLEAAVQEYVEEFEARTGLKTKVQVRNLPTAFSLDRATCLYRVLQESLQNVRKHASATYVVIRLLGSIRGVGLCVHDDGRGFDQNHQTSNGRKGLGLISMEERVGALQGTFRLKTKPDDGTEVHAWVPLGQCEVSSNGGAPA; translated from the coding sequence GTGACCATACCATCAGGCGGCTGGATCATTGCAGCAGTCGTATTTGGTATCGATCTCTTGCTGCCGATGGGCTATGCGGTGCCGATGCTCTATGTGTTGCCGATCCTGCTCTCAGGGTCGTTACCAGGCCGGCACAGTACCATCCTTCTTGCCGGCAGCGCCCTCCTCCTCACCTGGATCGGAGCGGCATTCTCGCCCGGCGAGTTGACGCTGGAGGTCGTCACCAATCGAGCCATGGCCTCGGTGCTGCTCCTCATCATCGGCTGGCTCCTGCTTCTCCAAAAACAATCGACCCAGCAGATCATTGCATCGAAGCAGGAGAGGGATGGGAGCGAAGAGCGACTGCGGTTGGCGATGTCGGCTGACAATTTCGGGACGTTTGATTGGGATATTCCCGCGCAAAGAGTCATCTGGTCGCCGGAGACTGAGCGGATCTGGGGCCTCCCGGTCGGTGGATTTGAAGGGATCTATGAGCATTGGCGACGGCTGGTGCATCCGGACGATGTGGAGGAGGCCGAACGAATCGCGCGACTTTCGTTGGAATATCCCGACATCTCCTATGCGTTCGATCACCGTATTGTCCGCCCCGATGGAACGATTCGCTGGATCCATGCGAAGGCGACGACGCTGCGAGATGCAGCCGGGCGGGCGATTCGTATGGTCGGGGTGAATCAGGACATTACCGAGCGTAAGCAGGCTGAGGAAACGCTATGCCAGCTCAATAAAACACTCGAGCAGCGTGTCGCTGAACGTACGGCGGCGCTGAACGACAGCGAACAACAGTTGAAGGCCGATCTCAAGGTCATGACGGTGCTCAATGAGCTGGGCCAGCTCTCCTTGAGCGAGGATACGAAGCCGCCGGTGCTGGAACAGATCCTGGATGCGGCCATCGTCGTTGCGAGGTCTGACTTTGGGAACATCCAGCTGTTGGATCCGGAGTCCGGCCACTTGAAGATTGTTGCGGAGCGGGGATTTCCGGACTGGTGGGTCAAGTTTTGGAATGAGGTGCCTAAGGGGCAGGGGGCGTGCGGCACGGCGCTGCAGCGCGCACAGCGCGTCATCATCGACGATGTGAGGCAAAGTCCGATTTATACCGACGAGGCTGCGAGGGATACGCTGCTGCAAGTCGGCGTGTGCTCAGTCGTCTCTACGCCGTTGACGGACAGGTCGGGCAAACTGATCGGCATGTTCTCGACGCACTATAAGACGCCGATCCAGATCGACAAGCATGCTCTGGCGCGTTTGGACCTGCTTGCTCGTCAGGTTGGAGATTTCATCGAACGTGCACGGACTCAGACGGCTTTGCGAGAGAGCGAGGAGCGGTTCCGCAAGCTCTTCGAGCATGCGGCGGAAGGCATTGCGATCACCGATGAGAGGGGGAATCTGCTCCAGTGTAACGCGGCATTTTGCGATATTACCGGCTACTCCGCCCAAGAGCTGGTTACGCGGCAGTTCTCCTCCCTGATCCATCCCGAGGATCGCGCACAGAACGTGGAACTGGTGCAACAACTACTGGAAAGGAAACGAGGCTGGTTTCGCGTCGAGAATCGGTACCTTACCAAATCGGGCAGCCCCGTCTGGGTCCAGATGCATGTCTCCATTCTCTTCAGCGACCGGGGCAGGCCTCTGTACTTTGTGGCGCTGGTGACGGACATCACTCAGCGCAAGCGGGATGAGCGGTTGCTCCAGTCGAAGGAGGCCTTTACCCGAGAGGTGTTGGACTCGCTCTCGGCCCATGTCTGTGTATTGGATCGGGATGGGGTCATCATCCGGACGAATCAACCGTGGAAAGAGTTTGCTCAGGTGAATTCCGATACGCTCCGGACCATCGGGGCGGCGGGGGACAACTATCTTGAGGTGTGCCGCCGGGCCATTGCCGACGGCGATACCAGGGTACTCCCGATCCTCTCCGGTATCGAAGCGGTGCTGGCGGGGAGGCAGGAAGTGTTTAGCGCGGAGTACCCCTGTCATTCGCCCGATGAAAAGCGCTGGTTCCTCCTCCGTGTGTCGCCGTTGGTGGAATCCCAGGGTGTCGTACTCTCCCATCTGGATATCTCCGACCGCAAGCGCGTGGAGGAAACTCTTTACGTGAAGCAGCGAGAGTTGGAAAGGTCTCAGGCGAAGTTAGAAGAGCTGACCGCGAAGCTGCTCATGGCTCAGGAGACAGAACGACGGCGACTTGCCTGTGAACTACACGACGATATCACGCAACGGGTTGCCACGGTGGCGATTGATCTGCAGGGCATCCGCTCAGTGACGCCTGGATCGGAGGCGTCCTTGCTCGCGCATGTTCACCAAGCCGGAAAAATGGCGGAGCAGATCACAACGGACCTCCAACGACTGGCCCATCAGCTGCACCCGTCACTTCTGGAACATGTCGGTTTGGAAGCGGCAGTCCAAGAGTATGTGGAAGAGTTTGAGGCGAGGACGGGGCTGAAAACAAAAGTCCAGGTGCGCAACCTGCCGACCGCCTTCTCTCTCGACCGCGCGACGTGCCTCTATCGGGTCCTGCAGGAAAGCCTTCAGAACGTGCGCAAGCATGCCAGCGCGACTTATGTCGTGATCAGGCTCTTGGGCTCGATACGCGGCGTCGGTCTCTGTGTCCATGATGACGGACGCGGGTTTGACCAGAACCACCAGACGTCCAATGGACGAAAAGGGCTCGGTCTCATCAGCATGGAAGAACGGGTGGGGGCGCTGCAGGGCACGTTCCGCCTCAAGACTAAACCAGATGACGGGACAGAGGTTCATGCGTGGGTTCCTCTCGGCCAGTGCGAGGTTTCATCGAATGGAGGAGCACCGGCATGA
- a CDS encoding response regulator transcription factor translates to MIGTNIATSPLRIAIVSRQPLVCLGLQKLFEHEEVLRIVVQPHQRMTPDLLQAAYRPDLFILDLETEHDAVGTIKEIRKLAPNSKVVLLSGIEDRQRLYEAFACGVDGIILKIQPPAVMLAMVEALYAPVKNCGQAVQHEGEELQAMPKQKVEYEAPLPVWPDVVTQREREVISLVRQGLSNKEIAHRLCITDSTVRHHLTNIFDKVGVSNRQKLLVHTHQFCSVPVSLP, encoded by the coding sequence ATGATTGGCACCAATATAGCGACTTCACCCCTCAGGATCGCGATCGTTAGTCGTCAACCTCTCGTGTGTCTGGGTTTGCAGAAACTGTTCGAGCATGAAGAAGTGCTCCGGATTGTTGTGCAGCCGCACCAGCGGATGACGCCTGACCTGCTCCAAGCCGCATACCGACCAGACCTGTTCATCCTTGATCTTGAGACCGAACACGACGCCGTTGGTACTATCAAAGAAATTCGGAAGTTGGCTCCGAACAGTAAGGTCGTGTTGTTGAGCGGGATTGAAGACCGGCAACGGCTGTACGAAGCTTTTGCATGCGGTGTCGACGGGATCATTCTCAAGATTCAGCCTCCTGCAGTCATGCTGGCCATGGTTGAGGCGCTCTATGCCCCTGTGAAGAACTGCGGCCAGGCTGTACAGCATGAGGGGGAGGAGCTGCAGGCAATGCCCAAGCAGAAGGTCGAATACGAAGCACCGTTGCCTGTTTGGCCTGATGTCGTGACCCAGCGCGAACGAGAGGTGATTAGTTTAGTCCGCCAGGGGCTCTCGAATAAAGAGATTGCTCATCGGTTGTGTATTACTGACAGTACGGTCCGGCATCATCTGACCAATATTTTCGATAAAGTCGGTGTGTCCAATAGGCAGAAGCTTCTAGTACACACACATCAATTCTGTTCCGTGCCGGTCTCACTACCATGA